The Nothobranchius furzeri strain GRZ-AD chromosome 8, NfurGRZ-RIMD1, whole genome shotgun sequence genome includes a region encoding these proteins:
- the si:ch211-191a24.4 gene encoding MARVEL domain-containing protein 3 isoform X2 yields MLIPTRDRCKCIRSIVLICAVLTNALVLICVIAAQMVVSGVSSMGGMGTFNINSDFNMQGTELQQARDLDVQYSQMRAPCIYGGIPFSLAFGVVSLLFVVAGNKPAYLMSRKLLMGQAVFQAVGAVAYVVAVGLYIHFVITVNSTDVCKQRAILYARRGYTWMNCDVSGGDAAVALFGLVTAILYTAGAVLTFQTIRGVRRYLEERDRRAAEEATSRGSAQRAPLKAETTFV; encoded by the exons AtgttaattcctactagagaccgctgcaaatgcaTTAGAA GCATCGTGCTGATCTGCGCCGTCCTGACCAACGCCCTGGTCCTGATCTGCGTGATTGCAGCTCAGATGGTCGTGTCGGGCGTGTCCTCCATGGGCGGCATGGGCACCTTCAACATCAACTCCGACTTCAACATGCAGGGCACCGAGCTGCAGCAGGCCCGGGACCTGGACGTGCAGTACAGCCAGATGAGGGCACCGTGCATCTATGGGGGGATCCCCTTCAGCCTGGCCTTCGGGGTGGTCTCGCTCCTGTTTGTGGTGGCCGGGAACAAACCCGCCTACCTGATGTCTCGGAAGCTGCTGATGGGACAGGCGGTGTTCCAGGCGGTCGGCGCCGTGGCCTACGTGGTGGCGGTCGGCCTCTACATTCACTTCGTTATCACGGTCAACTCAACTGACGTGTGCAAGCAGCGCGCCATCCTGTACGCGCGGAGAGGCTACACCTGGATGAACTGCGACGTGAGCGGGGGGGATGCGGCCGTGGCTCTGTTTGGGCTCGTCACCGCCATCCTGTACACCGCCGGCGCCGTGCTCACGTTTCAGACCATCAGAGGAGTGAGGCGCTACCTGGAGGAGCGAGATAGACGAGcagcagaggaggcgacgtcccGGGGAAGCGCCCAGAGAGCCCCGCTGAAGGCAGAAACCACCTTCGTGTGA
- the LOC107393043 gene encoding PH domain leucine-rich repeat-containing protein phosphatase 1: protein MESVKENESGVTSSTLQGTPDSGNFNSAKPSGLTPLPPGKRPSIGEDEGGGAEAKLFGKGLAATSLLQIAIRNGIYQNQVANATGGTGKMSNMPAVKTANIYSLTSVSSTTSVNSLLNRRRHRHKRNLSLGAPPTASSLGASPSEAASPAPSASPLSTLSLDRKTFLRQKQSKQLHASDKSWVRSDPQRGCIHVHDWLTPSYPRPVLCTVDTTAKEVASKLEGSKAGAVLRINCKPNDLNDLCKDVNEHVDNVDLKNPKSEENESTKCYSDAKLPSNFFLDDKGGSNSSSEVCLNDIGVDLSQSGTDCFGPYSGSDIESSTCEDFSPGGPRSTEHRDSLSDGLGLGTDSSALSPNCDSATEEPDPFESSSDELELTSSPTHSASDLPPSDTHSASNQATRQEDDGEADAGDAPKLITEPAKCSNSSLTRPLTSQASVQPDQEIPEASRGWPEPINPSPTPALFIQLHGGVVRRLGDDERPLQILNKYLANLGFEDAWRMQEEGMNPEIGCLIRFYFGKPRCVGGSERVQLSGVFNVRKGKLALPVNRWSRRQVTLSGTCLIVSSVKHAHTGKMHILPLIGGKVEEVKRHSHCLAFSSAGPQSQTYYVSYESYAEHLRWHRMASKIASQRVNSVDLSCCSLEELPAQLFYSQDLTHLSLKNNFMSPLKGVPALTRFCKLRSLSLSNNALSEFPPALCDITSLTELNLSGNRLSCLPAEMAAMMDLQTLLLDGNVLSSLPAELRSLEGLSYLGLSFNCFSSVPPVLEKLRGMEKLCLAGNQLSVLDMIGLQWLPARYVDLRLNRLHKVMVAEPEQLVHVVQLDLRDTGLQELDVRCLGKLEQLRCDRNSLSLLRVSGHALKSLHAAHNELKQLEVQPVPENLTVLDLSRNKLGHVPDWLGESSRLEVLDINHNRVTELPVWLLSGGSLRKLLAGWNDVSRLTERLESSQLEVLDLQHNHLTELPHNLFIKAQSLRYLNVSANKLEDLPAASLSEDAFSSLEELYVTNNSLSDKVVPLLTGHSRLRVLHLAYNQLQTFTASKLARLEQLEELDLSGNRLRAVPTTILSCQRLHTLSAHSNCISTFPEVLQLPEIKCVDLSCNELSEVTLPETLPPKLQELDLTGNPRLGLDHKSLELLNNIRCFRVDPSPSAPCASDSHGVPAFWSHGFTEASGVKNKLCVAALAQDSFCGTREALYGVFDGDRNVEVPYLLQCTMGDVLAEELHRGPKQEDYMTSTFLTMQRKLGTAGQKMGGSAALCHIRHAPVAPGEHGGCFTLTAANVGRCRAVLCRGGNAVLLSDVHTVRVESEYQRVRQHNAIITEDNKVSGVTDSTRMMGYSFLCPSVTPRPHVATVALNPQDEFFLLGSRGLWDLMSPSEAIEAVRNVPDALAAAKKLVTLAQSYGCSDSLSAVVVRLSITEDCCCFCEPPPSPGPGQPTSHPYSSSSDGGIPLPPASSGTVSELSSEFSMSEMSSEVGSTASSEEPPPQTEPPSHPNAQGRAGARRAACAGGSFQRQFSGALSDNGLDSEDEEPIAGVFSNGSRVEVEADVHCLLRHDCAHTHAASASKPPPVTSANELLPPSFTSLSPSPVPPPSPCLSGEVRSGTLGRRARANGSVACQGRNQDLIEEAADAPVKKQGGYFNAPAQPDPEDQLIIPPELEEEVRQIIQQQEQMQTHNQQTHAYQRPADYFVTPL from the exons ATGGAAAGTGTGAAGGAAAACGAGTCCGGAGTGACTTCATCAACGCTACAGGGGACACCGGACTCTGGCAACTTTAACTCCGCCAAGCCGAGTGGATTAACGCCGCTGCCCCCTGGAAAGAGACCCTCCATCGGGGAGGATGAGGGTGGGGGCGCAGAGGCGAAACTCTTCGGGAAGGGTCTTGCGGCCACCTCCCTTCTCCAGATTGCAATAAGGAACGGAATCTACCAAAACCAAGTTGCCAACGCTACCGGCGGCACGGGAAAGATGAGCAACATGCCCGCGGTAAAAACGGCCAACATCTACAGTTTGACGTCGGTGAGCAGCACCACTTCGGTAAACTCTTTGCTGAACAGGAGGCGGCACAGACACAAGAGGAACCTGTCTCTGGGGGCTCCACCGACCGCTAGCTCGCTCGGGGCGTCTCCGTCCGAGGCGGCTAGTCCCGCGCCCTCCGCCTCACCGCTCAGCACTCTCAGCCTGGACAGAAAGACCTTCCTCCGGCAGAAACAGTCAAAGCAGCTTCATGCCTCTGACAAGTCATGGGTGAGATCGGACCCCCAGCGGGGATGCATCCACGTTCACGACTGGCTCACGCCCTCCTACCCGCGCCCTGTGCTCTGCACCGTGGACACCACTGCTAAGGAGGTGGCCTCCAAGCTGGAGGGCAGCAAAGCTGGGGCTGTGCTGAGAATTAACTGCAAACCTAATGACTTAAATGATCTCTGTAAAGATGTTAATGAGCATGTTGATAACGTGGATTTGAAAAATCCCAAATCAGAGGAGAACGAAAGCACCAAGTGTTACTCTGATGCTAAATTACCTTCTAATTTTTTTCTGGATGATAAAGGTGGTAGTAACTCTTCCTCTGAGGTCTGTCTCAATGACATTGGAGTTGATTTAAGCCAGAGTGGCACAGACTGCTTCGGCCCATACTCTGGTTCTGATATAGAGAGCAGCACATGTGAGGACTTCAGCCCAGGTGGACCCAGAAGTACGGAGCACCGAGACTCGCTCAGTGACGGGCTGGGTTTGGGGACCGACTCTTCAGCGCTGAGTCCAAATTGTGACAGTGCCACAGAGGAACCTGACCCATttgaaagctcctcagatgagctgGAGCTCACATCTTCCCCAACGCACTCAGCGTCAGACCTGCCCCCCTCAGACACCCACAGTGCTTCTAACCAAGCCACCAGACAAGAGGATGATGGTGAAGCTGATGCTGGTGATGCCCCCAAATTAATCACAGAGCCAGCTAAATGCTCCAACAGCTCTTTGACTCGACCCCTAACCAGCCAAGCATCTGTCCAGCCAGACCAGGAGATCCCCGAGGCCAGCAGAGGGTGGCCCGAGCCCATCAATCCCAGTCCGACCCCGGCCCTGTTCATCCAGCTGCACGGCGGAGTTGTAAGGCGACTGGGAGATGATGAACGACCACTTCAGATTTTAAACAAGTACCTCGCTAATCTGGGGTTTGAAGATGCATGGAGGATGCAAGAGGAAGGCATGAATCCAGAAATCGGCTGCTTGATACGCTTCTACTTTG GTAAGCCTCGCTGCGTGGGGGGGTCGGAGCGCGTGCAGCTCTCCGGGGTGTTCAACGTGCGGAAAGGCAAGCTGGCGCTGCCGGTGAACCGCTGGTCGAGGCGTCAGGTCACACTGAGCGGAACCTGCCTCATCGTGTCGTCTGTGAAACACGCTCACACCGGAAAGATGCACATCCTCCCGCTCATCGGAGGAAAG gtggaggaggtgaagaggcaCAGCCACTGCCTGGCCTTCAGCTCCGCGGGTCCTCAGAGTCAGACCTACTACGTCAGCTACGAGTCCTACGCCGAGCACCTGCGCTGGCACAGGATGGCCTCGAAG ATTGCCTCCCAGAGGGTGAACTCTGTCGACCTGTCGTGCtgcagcctggaggagcttcctgCTCAGCTGTTCTACAGCCAGGATCTCACACACCTCAGCCTCAAGAACAACTTCATGTCTCCACTCAAAGGTGTTCCAGCGCTCACCAG GTTTTGTAAACTGAGAAGCCTCAGCCTGTCCAATAACGCTCTGTCTGAGTTTCCTCCGGCACTGTGTGACATCACCTCGCTCACAGAGCTCAACCTGTCTGGAAACCGTCTCTCCTGTCTGCCGGCAGAAATGGCAGCAATGATGGA CCTGCAGACTCTCCTTCTGGATGGAAACGTCCTCAGCTCTCTGCCTGCAGAGCTGCGCTCTCTGGAGGGCTTGTCCTACCTCGGGTTATCCTTCAACTGTTTTAGCAGCGTCCCCCccgtcctggagaagctcagaggGATGGAAAAGCTCTGTCTGGCAGGAAATCAGCTCTCTGTCCTGGATATGATCGGTCTGCAGTGGCTGCCTGCTCGCTACGTAGACCTCAG GCTGAACCGGCTCCACAAGGTGATGGTGGCAGAACCAGAACAGCTGGTCCACGTTGTCCAGCTGGACCTGAGGGACACCGGCCTGCAGGAGCTGGACGTCCGCTGTCTGGGTAAACTGGAGCAGCTGCGCTGTGACAGAAACTCGCTCTCCCTCCTCAGAGTCAGCGGCCACGCCCTCAAGAGTCTGCACGCCGCGCACAACG aGCTGAAGCAGCTGGAGGTGCAGCCGGTCCCAGAGAATCTGACGGTTCTGGATCTGTCCCG GAACAAGCTTGGACACGTCCCGGACTGGTTGGGCGAGAGCAGCAGACTGGAGGTGCTGGACATCAACCATAACCGTGTCACGGAGCTTCCTGTCTG GCTGCTGTCCGGCGGGAGCCTGAGGAAGCTGCTGGCAGGCTGGAACGACGTGAGTCGGCTGACGGAGAGGCTGGAGAGCTCTCAGCTGGAAGTCCTGGACCTGCAGCACAACCACCTGACTGAGCTCCCACACAACCTGTTCATCAAAGCTCAGAG CTTACGTTACCTAAACGTGTCTGCCAATAAGCTGGAGGACCTCCCTGCAGCCAGCCTGTCAGAGGATGCcttcagcagcctggaggagctGTACGTGACCAACAACAGCCTGTCAGACAAGGTTGTTCCTCTGCTGACGGGACACAGCCGTCTCAGGGTGCTCCACCTTGCCTACAACCAGCTGCAGACGTTCACTGCCAG TAAACTGGCCCGCCTGGAGCAGCTGGAGGAGCTGGACCTGAGTGGAAACAGGCTGAGAGCCGTACCCACCACCATCCTCAGCTGCCAGCGGCTGCACACGCTGTCCGCCCACTCCAACTGCATCAGCACCTTCCCTGAAGTCCTGCAGCTGCCAGAGATCAAG TGTGTGGATTTGAGCTGCAACGAGCTGAGcgaggtgaccctaccagagacgCTTCCTCCGAAGCTTCAGGAGCTCGACCTGACTGGAAATCCTCGACTCGGCCTGGATCACAAGAGCCTGGAGCTCCTCAA CAATATCCGCTGTTTCCGGGTGGATCCGTCTCCGTCGGCTCCCTGTGCCAGCGACAGCCACGGCGTTCCCGCATTCTGGAGTCACGGCTTCACGGAAGCTTCTGGAGTCAAAAACAA GCTGTGCGTGGCGGCTCTGGCCCAGGACAGCTTCTGTGGGACTCGTGAAGCTCTCTACGGCGTGTTTGACGGCGACAGGAACGTCGAGGTGCCTTACCTGCTGCAGTGCACCATGGGAGATGTGCTCGCAGAGGAACTCCACAGAGGCCCAAAGCAGGAAGACTACATGACCAGCACATTCCTCACCATGCAAAG GAAACTGGGCACGGCGGGCCAGAAGATGGGTGGATCGGCTGCTTTATGCCACATCAGGCACGCCCCGGTGGCGCCCGGAGAGCACGGAGGCTGCTTCACGCTGACGGCAGCCAACGTGGGGCGCTGCCGGGCCGTGTTGTGCCGCGGGGGGAATGCTGTGCTGCTGTCCGACGTTCACACCGTTAGGGTGGAGTCGGAATACCAGAGAGTCCGACAGCATAACGCCATCATCACCGAG gATAATAAAGTGAGCGGCGTGACGGATTCCACCAGAATGATGGGCTACTCCTTCCTCTGTCCCTCTGTGACGCCCCGCCCTCACGTCGCCACGGTGGCGCTCAACCCACAAGACGAGTTCTTCCTCCTGGGCAGCCGGGGGTTGTGGGATTTGATGTCTCCCAGCGAGGCGATCGAGGCGGTCCGGAATGTTCCAGACGCGCTCGCCGCTGCTAAGAAGCTGGTGACGCTGGCTCAGAGCTACGGCTGCTCCGACAGCCTGAGCGCCGTCGTGGTGCGGCTCAGCATCACCGAAGACTGCTGCTGTTTCTGTGAGCCACCGCCCAGCCCCGGCCCGGGCCAGCCCACCTCCCATCCGTACTCGTCCAGCAGCGACGGCGGGATTCCTCTGCCGCCCGCCTCCTCTGGAACCGTGAGCGAGCTGAGCAGCGAGTTCAGCATGTCTGAGATGAGCAGTGAAGTGGGATCCACGGCGTCCTCAGAAGAGCCGCCGCCTCAGACCGAACCTCCCTCCCACCCGAACGCCCAGGGTCGGGCTGGAGCACGGAGAGCCGCCTGTGCAGGAGGGAGCTTCCAGAGGCAGTTCTCCGGAGCACTGTCCGACAACGGGCTGGACAGCGAGGACGAGGAGCCCATCGCTGGCGTTTTCTCCAACGGCAGCCGGGTGGAGGTGGAGGCCGACGTCCACTGTCTGCTCCGTCATGACTGCGCCCACACTCACGCCGCTAGCGCAAGCAAACCTCCTCCAGTCACATCTGCAAACGAGCTCCTCCCCCCGTCTTTCACATCCTTGTCTCCCTCCCCcgtccctcccccctccccctgcctgaGCGGGGAGGTGCGGTCCGGAACTCTGGGCCGGAGGGCTCGAGCCAACGGTTCTGTGGCCTGCCAGGGCCGGAACCAGGATCTGATCGAGGAGGCTGCAGACGCGCCCGTCAAGAAGCAGGGGGGCTACTTCAACGCTCCGGCCCAGCCAGACCCGGAGGATCAGCTGATCATCCCTCCGGAGCTGGAAGAGGAGGTCCGTCAGATCATCCAGCAGCAGGAACAGATGCAGACACACAACCAGCAAACGCACGCCTACCAGAGACCGGCCGACTACTTCGTCACGCCTCTCTAA
- the si:ch211-191a24.4 gene encoding MARVEL domain-containing protein 3 isoform X1: MSSNREHRERNGERRTRAHDQRSRPDSSSSRPPHYPRDSHHRSTQERDAPRGGRDESKCTHVCSRRGIVLICAVLTNALVLICVIAAQMVVSGVSSMGGMGTFNINSDFNMQGTELQQARDLDVQYSQMRAPCIYGGIPFSLAFGVVSLLFVVAGNKPAYLMSRKLLMGQAVFQAVGAVAYVVAVGLYIHFVITVNSTDVCKQRAILYARRGYTWMNCDVSGGDAAVALFGLVTAILYTAGAVLTFQTIRGVRRYLEERDRRAAEEATSRGSAQRAPLKAETTFV, from the exons ATGAGTTCCAACCGGGAACACCGGGAGAGAAACGGAGAGCGGCGCACCCGCGCTCACGACCAGCGGTCCCGTCCTGACAG CTCCTCCTCTCGGCCTCCTCACTATCCCCGTGACTCGCACCACCGGTCCACACAAGAGCGGGACGCCCCGCGGGGGGGACGCGACGAGTCCAAATGCACCCACGTCTGTTCCAGGAGAG GCATCGTGCTGATCTGCGCCGTCCTGACCAACGCCCTGGTCCTGATCTGCGTGATTGCAGCTCAGATGGTCGTGTCGGGCGTGTCCTCCATGGGCGGCATGGGCACCTTCAACATCAACTCCGACTTCAACATGCAGGGCACCGAGCTGCAGCAGGCCCGGGACCTGGACGTGCAGTACAGCCAGATGAGGGCACCGTGCATCTATGGGGGGATCCCCTTCAGCCTGGCCTTCGGGGTGGTCTCGCTCCTGTTTGTGGTGGCCGGGAACAAACCCGCCTACCTGATGTCTCGGAAGCTGCTGATGGGACAGGCGGTGTTCCAGGCGGTCGGCGCCGTGGCCTACGTGGTGGCGGTCGGCCTCTACATTCACTTCGTTATCACGGTCAACTCAACTGACGTGTGCAAGCAGCGCGCCATCCTGTACGCGCGGAGAGGCTACACCTGGATGAACTGCGACGTGAGCGGGGGGGATGCGGCCGTGGCTCTGTTTGGGCTCGTCACCGCCATCCTGTACACCGCCGGCGCCGTGCTCACGTTTCAGACCATCAGAGGAGTGAGGCGCTACCTGGAGGAGCGAGATAGACGAGcagcagaggaggcgacgtcccGGGGAAGCGCCCAGAGAGCCCCGCTGAAGGCAGAAACCACCTTCGTGTGA